One genomic segment of Aquipluma nitroreducens includes these proteins:
- a CDS encoding sensor histidine kinase produces the protein MRPHKLRLSKRSQRLILTILASASMVGLLVIQVDWLMESIKMQEAIFAKGVNMALQQTVLNMAKDEELNTAIQNSIEKDSLINSQEVFTQNIISRLDSTVQKELELYHINLDFHFLLINGEDTLSVKPTSKVKNGELFHQSFNSPDPNASIDLAIRFPGRRAFIARRIGIMFATSILLILFTIASLFMILAYYRKERTFAQQVKDMIGNLTHEFMTPISSISLAGNMILNRSQKSGDQTTVNLVTAIKEENKKLQGQVDRLLQLAAVENSGFDYNKAPVDIHLIIDDAIQAMTFQLNQNEAEVKCNFQAPASVVLADSLHLNDVFINLLSNSLKYSVEKPIIRIETKNLDQKIEITVTDNGIGIPPREFKRIFEKYYRISTGDMHTTKGFGIGLYYVKTVIKAHQGSIKVQSENQKGSNFIIVLPVIKQN, from the coding sequence ATGAGACCGCACAAACTTCGTTTGAGCAAGAGATCGCAAAGATTGATTTTAACTATTTTAGCTAGTGCATCTATGGTTGGACTGCTTGTAATTCAGGTAGACTGGCTGATGGAATCGATTAAAATGCAGGAGGCTATTTTTGCTAAAGGGGTAAACATGGCTTTACAGCAAACCGTATTGAATATGGCTAAAGACGAAGAATTGAACACTGCCATACAGAATAGTATTGAAAAAGACAGTTTGATTAACTCGCAAGAAGTATTTACCCAGAATATTATCAGTCGTCTCGATTCAACCGTTCAGAAAGAGCTTGAGCTCTACCACATTAACCTCGATTTTCATTTTCTCCTGATCAACGGAGAAGATACATTGTCGGTAAAACCAACATCGAAGGTAAAAAACGGAGAATTGTTTCATCAGTCGTTCAATTCGCCCGATCCAAATGCAAGTATCGATCTGGCCATTCGTTTCCCCGGAAGAAGAGCTTTTATTGCAAGGCGGATAGGCATCATGTTTGCAACTTCAATCTTATTAATTCTCTTCACCATAGCATCGCTCTTCATGATTTTGGCTTATTACCGGAAAGAGCGAACCTTTGCCCAACAGGTAAAAGACATGATCGGTAACCTCACGCACGAATTTATGACCCCCATTTCGTCTATTTCTCTGGCCGGAAATATGATTTTAAATCGAAGTCAAAAATCAGGAGACCAAACAACAGTAAATTTAGTTACTGCTATAAAAGAAGAAAATAAGAAATTGCAAGGACAGGTCGACCGGCTTTTGCAATTAGCCGCAGTTGAGAACAGTGGCTTCGACTACAACAAGGCTCCTGTTGACATTCATTTAATTATCGATGACGCCATTCAAGCCATGACTTTTCAGTTAAACCAAAATGAGGCTGAAGTCAAGTGTAATTTTCAGGCACCCGCATCGGTAGTTTTGGCCGATTCCCTTCATTTGAATGACGTTTTCATTAACCTGCTATCGAATAGTCTTAAATATTCTGTTGAAAAACCTATCATCCGGATTGAGACTAAAAATTTGGATCAGAAAATTGAAATCACAGTAACTGACAATGGAATCGGGATTCCACCCCGCGAGTTTAAACGTATTTTTGAAAAGTATTACCGAATTTCGACTGGCGATATGCATACCACCAAAGGGTTTGGGATTGGGCTCTATTATGTGAAGACTGTTATTAAGGCACATCAGGGTTCCATAAAAGTGCAAAGCGAAAATCAAAAAGGAAGTAATTTTATTATTGTTCTGCCCGTTATTAAGCAAAACTGA
- a CDS encoding response regulator transcription factor, whose amino-acid sequence MSRIVNILLVEDDLNLGFLLVEFLELKGFAVKLYRDGLTAFTGFQNGHFDFCILDVMLPKMDGFTLAKKMKILNPQIPIIFLTARSLKEDKMKGYEIGVDDYITKPFDEDELFYKITAILNRSHLSKGTSENTFQIGRFQFDFQNQSLEIDGQKRRLTERESTILKFLCLNKNNVIRREQILTAIWGENDYFAGRSLDVFISKLRKYFSPDPSITIENIPKVGFILQD is encoded by the coding sequence ATGAGTCGGATTGTAAATATTCTGTTGGTCGAAGATGATTTGAACCTTGGATTTCTGTTGGTTGAATTTTTGGAATTAAAAGGATTTGCCGTCAAACTTTATCGCGATGGACTAACCGCATTCACCGGTTTTCAGAATGGCCATTTCGACTTTTGCATTCTGGATGTGATGCTTCCAAAAATGGATGGATTTACTTTGGCAAAAAAAATGAAGATTCTGAATCCCCAGATTCCGATTATCTTTCTGACTGCCCGTTCGCTTAAAGAAGACAAAATGAAAGGCTATGAAATTGGCGTTGATGATTATATCACTAAACCGTTTGACGAGGATGAGCTGTTTTATAAGATTACGGCCATTTTAAATCGTAGTCATTTATCAAAAGGCACAAGTGAAAATACGTTCCAGATTGGCCGATTCCAATTCGATTTTCAAAATCAGTCGCTTGAAATTGACGGGCAAAAACGACGGCTGACAGAGCGCGAAAGTACTATCCTCAAATTTTTATGCCTGAATAAAAACAATGTGATTCGCCGTGAGCAGATTCTAACTGCCATTTGGGGCGAAAACGATTATTTTGCCGGAAGAAGCCTCGATGTTTTCATCTCAAAACTACGCAAGTATTTTAGTCCTGACCCCTCAATTACAATCGAAAACATACCGAAGGTCGGATTTATTTTGCAAGACTAA
- a CDS encoding DUF1801 domain-containing protein, whose amino-acid sequence MDFQKGLKFQSFVEFWEYLPDDERIIVDVLRQIILENLPSTCKEKLAYNVPYYYGNRRICLIWPGSVPWGGIREGVLFGFCQGYKLADLDNYLIHGTNKQVYYKIFHSVDEIDELAIVKLLKEAVAVDKKFKPNRK is encoded by the coding sequence ATGGATTTTCAGAAAGGTTTAAAATTTCAGTCATTTGTCGAATTCTGGGAATATCTACCGGACGACGAACGTATTATTGTAGATGTACTCAGGCAGATAATTCTGGAAAATTTGCCTTCAACCTGCAAAGAAAAACTAGCTTATAACGTACCGTACTACTACGGGAATAGGCGGATCTGCCTGATTTGGCCAGGATCTGTTCCCTGGGGAGGTATTCGCGAAGGTGTTTTATTCGGGTTTTGCCAGGGATATAAATTAGCCGATCTGGACAACTATCTAATTCATGGAACCAATAAACAAGTGTATTATAAGATTTTCCATTCAGTCGACGAAATTGATGAATTGGCGATCGTAAAGCTCTTAAAAGAGGCGGTTGCTGTTGATAAGAAATTTAAGCCCAACCGAAAATGA
- a CDS encoding mechanosensitive ion channel family protein produces MNKLYITFFQCVVFLALSLNLSAKNEVFVKNNDSVNTAILQSFSKKLNQFEQQRIADSISKVKLEERLTLLKTNDRFEKEVLQNQLQELKEKEKNRLAQKKAQIDSLRHTAKGFPVIGFFNDTLILIYGRLGSFSAKERADAISKRINELASNFGFKPDSIRLEESDVSTDIVLEDKIIMSISESDALWNNSTRVELAEQYRNVIVSALLKYKSEISLVMLGKEIALALLVLLIIGLIIFYVGKLFKWTAKKIGEQEGRLIKGIKIQNYTLFDSKAQVEVVLRLNSILKWIIILLVIYIALPILFGIFPWTKNFAETLFGYILNPVKQIVSGLWDYLPNLITILVIIGAFRYALKGLYFLKSEIEKGDLKITGFYPDWANPTYQIIKVLVFAFMVVVIFPYLPGSNSAIFQGVSVFLGFLFTFSSAGSLSNIIAGLVLTYMRLFSIGDRVKIGDISGDVIEKSLLVTRIRTIKNEIISIPNSTVMNSHTINYSSDAPEKGLIIHTTVTIGYDVPWRDMHQVLIDAALKTNYILQEPIPFVLQISLDDFYVSYQINAYTREANKQAFIYSILHQNIQDLCNERGIEIMSPHYRSARDGNTTTIPSDYLPEDYKVPGFKVEMKKED; encoded by the coding sequence ATGAATAAGCTTTACATTACATTCTTTCAATGCGTAGTTTTTCTGGCACTCAGCCTGAATTTAAGTGCTAAGAATGAGGTTTTTGTAAAGAATAACGATTCTGTAAATACAGCTATCCTTCAGAGCTTCAGTAAAAAATTGAATCAATTCGAACAGCAACGAATTGCCGACTCGATCAGTAAAGTCAAGCTGGAAGAGCGATTGACTTTGTTAAAGACGAATGACCGATTCGAGAAAGAAGTCCTTCAGAATCAACTTCAGGAACTAAAAGAGAAAGAAAAGAACCGGCTTGCACAAAAAAAAGCGCAAATAGATTCGCTTAGGCATACCGCAAAAGGATTTCCGGTGATTGGTTTTTTTAACGATACGCTAATTCTCATATACGGGAGGTTAGGAAGTTTTTCGGCTAAAGAAAGGGCAGACGCAATAAGTAAACGGATAAATGAACTGGCTTCCAATTTTGGGTTCAAGCCTGACTCAATCCGACTGGAAGAATCTGATGTAAGTACCGATATTGTGCTTGAGGATAAGATTATTATGAGTATTTCGGAGAGTGATGCTCTTTGGAATAATTCAACAAGGGTCGAGCTGGCAGAGCAGTACCGAAATGTTATTGTTTCTGCGTTGTTGAAATATAAATCGGAGATTAGTTTGGTGATGCTTGGAAAGGAAATCGCCCTTGCGCTTTTAGTGCTGCTAATTATCGGATTAATTATATTTTATGTTGGGAAACTATTTAAATGGACTGCAAAAAAAATAGGAGAGCAGGAGGGACGCCTGATAAAAGGTATAAAAATTCAGAACTATACCTTGTTCGATTCCAAAGCTCAGGTTGAGGTTGTGTTAAGGCTCAATAGCATCCTGAAATGGATCATCATTTTGTTAGTAATTTATATTGCTCTTCCAATTTTGTTCGGAATTTTTCCGTGGACCAAAAATTTTGCTGAAACATTGTTCGGATACATCCTTAATCCGGTAAAGCAAATTGTTTCGGGATTGTGGGACTATCTACCCAATTTAATTACCATACTGGTTATTATTGGTGCATTCAGGTATGCTTTAAAAGGCCTGTATTTTTTGAAATCGGAGATTGAAAAGGGTGATTTAAAAATCACTGGTTTTTATCCCGACTGGGCAAATCCGACTTATCAGATTATCAAAGTTTTGGTTTTTGCCTTTATGGTTGTGGTTATTTTTCCGTATTTGCCGGGCAGTAATTCTGCAATTTTTCAGGGAGTCTCGGTTTTTCTTGGTTTCCTTTTTACGTTTAGTTCTGCCGGATCGCTTTCGAATATTATTGCCGGATTGGTGCTTACCTACATGCGATTATTTAGCATAGGCGACCGGGTAAAAATTGGAGATATATCCGGTGATGTTATTGAAAAGTCGTTGTTGGTTACCCGAATCAGGACAATTAAGAATGAAATTATCTCGATCCCGAACTCAACCGTGATGAATAGCCATACAATTAATTACAGCAGTGATGCTCCGGAAAAAGGACTGATAATACACACAACCGTTACCATTGGATACGATGTGCCATGGCGGGATATGCACCAGGTTTTAATTGACGCAGCACTGAAAACAAATTATATACTTCAGGAACCAATACCTTTCGTGCTACAAATCAGCCTCGACGATTTTTACGTCTCGTATCAGATTAACGCCTATACCCGTGAAGCAAACAAACAAGCCTTTATCTACTCAATCCTGCATCAGAATATTCAGGATTTGTGCAACGAAAGAGGTATCGAAATCATGTCGCCTCATTATCGCTCGGCACGCGATGGAAATACAACCACTATCCCTTCAGATTATTTGCCTGAAGACTATAAAGTCCCCGGATTTAAAGTTGAAATGAAGAAGGAAGACTAA
- a CDS encoding IS4 family transposase produces MTPRVDAKSSELVSIFHKQSGWNLARVKFFVFMISALCKVQTVGFEKLATAFDSNASTSSSLRRIQRFMSEYLLDTDLIAKLIFRLLPHEPPFRLAMDRTNWKFGQQNINVLVIAVVYHGVAFPLLFKLLPKFGNSNTNERIELIERFIRLFGSASLDCLTADREFVGERWIKYLNENRIRYYIRIRENFWVLQPHNGKRVKASWLFADLPLNGCRVNHRIIYLNDQLCYLSASKVKNKDGKPELQIVISFNKPEDALCIYKERWQIETAFRALKTSGFNIEDTHLTEIGRIEKLFALVIVAFTWAYLVGDYLHRYIKPIPIKKHGNKTKSLFKYGLTYIATVLLNAFFQDDIDIFKFLSCT; encoded by the coding sequence ATGACACCCAGGGTAGATGCTAAAAGTAGTGAATTAGTTTCCATTTTCCATAAGCAATCAGGTTGGAATCTGGCACGAGTAAAGTTCTTTGTTTTCATGATCAGTGCACTATGTAAGGTGCAAACAGTTGGTTTTGAGAAGTTGGCTACAGCTTTTGACAGTAATGCCAGTACCAGTTCCTCTCTGAGGAGAATACAGCGGTTTATGTCTGAATATCTACTTGATACAGATTTGATCGCCAAATTAATATTCAGACTATTACCTCATGAACCACCTTTCCGTCTGGCAATGGATAGGACAAATTGGAAGTTTGGACAGCAGAATATCAATGTATTGGTAATTGCAGTTGTTTATCATGGAGTTGCTTTTCCGCTGTTGTTTAAGTTGTTGCCCAAGTTTGGTAATTCAAACACCAATGAACGCATTGAATTGATTGAACGGTTTATCCGTCTTTTTGGATCTGCTTCGTTGGATTGTTTGACCGCAGATCGGGAGTTTGTTGGAGAACGATGGATCAAGTATCTGAATGAGAACCGGATTCGTTACTATATCCGCATCCGCGAAAACTTTTGGGTTTTGCAACCTCACAATGGCAAACGAGTTAAAGCCAGTTGGCTGTTTGCCGATTTGCCGCTAAATGGTTGCCGAGTGAACCACCGTATTATTTATCTGAACGATCAACTGTGTTATCTGTCAGCCTCTAAAGTAAAGAACAAAGATGGAAAGCCTGAATTGCAGATTGTTATCTCATTCAACAAGCCAGAAGATGCACTTTGTATTTACAAAGAACGATGGCAGATTGAAACTGCTTTTAGAGCTTTAAAAACAAGTGGCTTTAATATTGAAGATACACACTTGACTGAAATTGGAAGAATTGAAAAACTGTTTGCATTGGTGATAGTAGCTTTTACATGGGCATACCTTGTCGGTGATTATTTGCACAGATACATCAAACCAATCCCGATCAAGAAACATGGAAACAAAACTAAAAGTCTATTCAAATATGGTCTAACATATATTGCAACTGTTCTTTTAAACGCTTTCTTTCAAGATGATATCGATATTTTTAAATTTTTGTCATGTACTTAG
- a CDS encoding AcvB/VirJ family lysyl-phosphatidylglycerol hydrolase yields MKQAFLIVAVLFFLGEYSEANSVDTLSFAAFGKVVIYHPTHVPDSFVIFISGDGGWNKGAIDMTSNIVVQGAMVAGINILTYLKNIKTSKSRCYYPAADLEEISLTIQKKYKFGKYLKPILVGYSSGATLAYGALAQAPANTFKGAISLGFCPDIEIDRPLCRGNGLNSHTVKEGKTYILDPCMNLTAPFIAMNGTIDQVCNYFETRKYVENMPMGEVVSLPNVGHGFAVTRNWLPQFVSAYKKVLTEPEYMQKKSNENVLLQAQRDSLYKSDLPLAVIPSAEKNDLPLAFFISGDGGWTSFDQAVCEKFAEKGIPVVGLDAQKYFWDEKQPSQVANAITPAIQHYMRLWNKKTFVLLGYSFGACVAPFVASNFTDPVKETLKGVYCFSPDLTGDFEIHLTDMLHMKTKDKYDVVKEMKQIKAMNPVCIFGNDEDEERLKAFSGNGISIETLPGNHHYNNDYNAITTIILKDFKNSNTSAPLK; encoded by the coding sequence ATGAAACAGGCTTTTCTGATTGTCGCAGTACTTTTCTTTTTAGGTGAATATTCAGAAGCAAATTCTGTTGACACTTTATCGTTTGCAGCTTTTGGAAAGGTTGTCATTTATCATCCAACACATGTGCCTGATTCATTTGTGATTTTCATTTCAGGCGATGGCGGCTGGAATAAAGGGGCTATTGACATGACCAGCAACATTGTCGTGCAGGGTGCTATGGTTGCAGGAATCAATATCCTGACCTACCTGAAGAACATCAAAACTTCAAAATCAAGATGCTATTATCCGGCAGCCGATTTGGAAGAGATTAGCCTTACCATTCAGAAGAAATATAAATTTGGAAAGTACTTAAAGCCGATTTTGGTTGGCTACTCTTCAGGAGCAACTTTGGCTTATGGCGCTTTGGCACAAGCTCCGGCCAATACGTTCAAGGGCGCTATTTCGTTGGGCTTCTGTCCTGATATTGAAATTGACCGGCCACTTTGTCGGGGCAACGGCCTTAATTCGCATACAGTTAAAGAAGGGAAAACGTATATTCTTGACCCTTGTATGAATCTTACAGCTCCGTTCATTGCCATGAATGGAACCATCGATCAGGTTTGTAACTATTTCGAAACCAGGAAATATGTTGAGAATATGCCCATGGGCGAAGTAGTTAGTTTACCTAATGTTGGCCATGGATTTGCGGTTACCCGGAATTGGTTGCCACAATTTGTTTCGGCTTACAAAAAAGTGTTGACTGAACCTGAGTACATGCAGAAAAAATCGAATGAAAATGTTTTGCTGCAGGCACAGCGCGATTCGTTGTATAAGAGTGATTTGCCTTTAGCGGTTATCCCTTCGGCCGAGAAGAATGATTTGCCACTAGCCTTTTTTATATCGGGAGATGGCGGTTGGACGAGTTTTGATCAGGCTGTTTGTGAAAAGTTTGCTGAAAAGGGAATTCCTGTTGTTGGGCTCGATGCCCAGAAATATTTTTGGGACGAAAAGCAGCCTAGCCAGGTTGCTAACGCAATAACTCCTGCAATTCAGCATTATATGAGGCTCTGGAATAAGAAAACTTTTGTTCTGCTGGGGTACTCTTTTGGCGCATGTGTTGCTCCTTTCGTTGCCAGTAATTTTACTGACCCGGTAAAAGAAACATTGAAGGGGGTATATTGCTTCTCTCCTGATTTGACTGGCGATTTCGAAATACATCTCACTGATATGCTACATATGAAAACCAAAGATAAGTATGATGTGGTTAAGGAAATGAAGCAAATCAAAGCGATGAATCCGGTTTGTATCTTTGGGAATGATGAGGATGAAGAAAGACTGAAAGCTTTTTCGGGCAATGGAATCAGTATTGAAACACTTCCGGGCAATCATCATTACAACAACGATTATAATGCAATAACCACTATCATCCTGAAGGACTTTAAAAATAGCAATACATCCGCTCCTTTGAAATAA
- the mprF gene encoding bifunctional lysylphosphatidylglycerol flippase/synthetase MprF produces MKSELSIRYLSTLLKEHANPFLRENKKIILQFIFTLFFVAIGIWFIQHERSELFQVKDVLRSANWEWVFVGISLTVVYILLQGLMYVFAFAATRHKVSLIDSTMLFIKRNLISVFLPAGGVSSLAFFTGAIEKKGIKNTQIHFASSIYGFIGILSVVIVAIPAFLYAVVEGTIGSGEWYALAAIILLKLALFFAYRSILKKGVLYNLLVKFVPTTEVFMNDLQNNRIDKKAFIYTVLTSVVIEFIGIAHLYVAMLALNFTPSLLAAVLGYIISVIFLIVSPFLRGLGAIEVSMTYVLLRFGFGNVEAIAITFLYRFFEFWSPLLVGILAFLSKVNKLLMRVFPAFFLLALGIINIISVLTPAISERLDIVKEFLPAQAIHTSNYLVLTAGLLLLVTAAFLLKGLRTAWWFAIVLSLVSLVGHLTKAIDFEEAIIAFMAIVILLGTRKEYYVKTNPKMRNVGLQTSILTAIATLIYGIVGFYFLNKKHFNIDFSVWQSIGYTIENYFLISSDTLVPTSAFARKFLLSINISGVFSIGFLIYTFVRTYIPHENISEEEREMANNLLKAHGNSALDYFKTSADKLIFFSESNKAFVSYRISGNFAVVLEDPVAESKEEMKTCIFEFDRYCYESGMKSIYYRVPEESLEIYKQLRKKNLFLGQEGVVDLTTFKLEGGTKKPMRNAINKVIDRGFKATIHEAPVKDGILQKIKSVSDEWLNDMERTEIIFSQGMFDWDELKQQTIITVESPEEKIVAFLNIIPDYAKNEATYDLIRKTKDAPNGVMDFILVELFKYLKSKQITFVNLGFAPMSGLNDPHTFPEKSMKFAYEKIRSFSHYKGLREYKEKFDPVWHNKYLIYQHDYELLQVPTVLTNVIKP; encoded by the coding sequence ATGAAAAGCGAATTATCAATCAGATATTTATCTACCCTTTTAAAAGAACATGCCAATCCGTTCTTGCGCGAGAACAAGAAGATCATACTTCAATTTATTTTTACCTTGTTTTTTGTTGCAATCGGAATCTGGTTTATTCAGCACGAGCGTTCCGAATTGTTTCAGGTGAAAGATGTGCTTCGTTCGGCGAATTGGGAATGGGTTTTTGTAGGTATTTCTTTAACAGTCGTTTATATTTTACTTCAGGGATTAATGTATGTGTTTGCCTTTGCTGCAACCCGCCATAAAGTGTCGCTTATCGATTCGACCATGTTGTTCATAAAACGAAATCTGATCAGCGTCTTTTTGCCTGCCGGGGGTGTTTCGTCGCTGGCATTTTTCACCGGCGCTATCGAGAAAAAGGGAATAAAAAATACGCAGATTCATTTTGCTTCTTCAATTTATGGCTTTATCGGAATACTTTCGGTGGTCATAGTTGCAATACCTGCTTTTTTGTATGCTGTTGTTGAGGGAACTATTGGCTCTGGAGAGTGGTATGCTTTAGCTGCGATTATCCTTCTGAAACTGGCATTGTTTTTTGCCTATCGTTCAATCCTTAAAAAGGGGGTTTTATACAATCTGTTGGTCAAGTTTGTGCCAACAACAGAGGTTTTTATGAACGATTTACAGAATAACCGGATTGATAAGAAAGCGTTTATCTACACGGTGTTGACGTCGGTAGTTATTGAATTCATTGGAATTGCACATCTGTATGTAGCTATGTTGGCGCTCAATTTTACTCCATCGCTGCTTGCGGCGGTGTTGGGCTACATTATTTCAGTCATTTTCCTGATTGTTTCGCCATTTTTACGTGGACTTGGCGCCATCGAAGTTTCGATGACTTATGTGCTTCTTCGGTTTGGTTTCGGAAATGTTGAGGCAATTGCCATTACATTCCTTTATCGTTTCTTCGAGTTCTGGTCGCCTTTGCTGGTGGGTATTCTGGCATTTTTATCGAAGGTAAATAAGCTTTTGATGCGCGTTTTTCCGGCATTTTTTCTTTTGGCTCTGGGTATTATCAACATCATTTCGGTGCTCACACCGGCCATTTCTGAAAGGTTGGATATTGTGAAAGAGTTTTTACCAGCTCAAGCCATTCATACGTCTAACTACCTCGTATTAACGGCCGGGTTATTGTTGCTGGTTACAGCCGCATTTTTACTGAAAGGATTACGAACAGCCTGGTGGTTTGCTATTGTATTAAGTTTAGTTTCGTTGGTTGGTCACCTAACTAAAGCTATTGATTTTGAAGAAGCCATCATCGCTTTTATGGCCATTGTCATTTTACTTGGAACCCGGAAAGAATACTACGTGAAAACAAATCCGAAGATGCGAAATGTGGGTCTGCAAACCTCGATTCTGACCGCTATAGCAACACTGATATACGGAATTGTTGGTTTTTACTTTCTCAACAAAAAGCATTTTAATATTGACTTTAGTGTTTGGCAATCAATTGGATATACGATCGAGAATTATTTCCTGATTAGCAGCGATACCCTTGTCCCAACTAGTGCTTTTGCACGGAAATTTTTACTTTCCATCAATATCAGTGGCGTTTTTTCCATTGGTTTTCTGATTTATACATTTGTCAGAACATACATCCCTCATGAAAATATTTCTGAAGAAGAGCGGGAAATGGCTAACAATCTTTTAAAAGCACATGGAAATTCGGCGCTCGATTATTTTAAGACTTCGGCTGATAAACTGATTTTCTTTTCTGAAAGCAATAAGGCATTTGTTTCGTACCGTATCTCCGGAAATTTTGCTGTAGTACTTGAAGATCCGGTTGCTGAAAGCAAGGAGGAGATGAAGACTTGTATCTTTGAATTTGATAGGTATTGCTACGAAAGCGGAATGAAAAGTATCTATTACCGGGTTCCGGAAGAAAGTCTGGAAATTTATAAGCAACTGCGCAAAAAAAATCTCTTTTTGGGGCAGGAGGGAGTGGTTGATTTAACCACATTTAAGCTTGAAGGTGGCACTAAAAAACCGATGCGCAATGCGATAAATAAAGTGATTGACCGTGGTTTTAAAGCCACCATTCACGAAGCTCCGGTGAAAGATGGCATTCTTCAGAAAATTAAATCGGTAAGCGATGAGTGGTTGAATGATATGGAGCGGACAGAAATTATCTTTTCGCAGGGCATGTTCGACTGGGATGAACTGAAACAGCAAACCATTATTACGGTTGAAAGTCCGGAGGAAAAAATTGTTGCTTTCCTGAACATTATACCCGACTATGCAAAAAATGAAGCGACCTACGATTTAATACGAAAAACAAAAGATGCGCCCAATGGAGTGATGGATTTCATCTTGGTTGAGCTTTTCAAATATCTGAAATCGAAACAAATAACCTTTGTCAATTTAGGATTTGCACCTATGAGCGGACTCAACGATCCGCATACATTTCCGGAGAAGTCGATGAAGTTTGCCTACGAAAAAATCAGGTCATTTTCGCATTATAAAGGATTGCGCGAATACAAAGAAAAATTCGATCCGGTGTGGCACAACAAATATCTGATCTACCAGCACGATTATGAATTACTTCAGGTACCAACTGTTTTGACCAATGTGATAAAACCATAG